A genomic region of Mesorhizobium sp. NZP2077 contains the following coding sequences:
- a CDS encoding tetratricopeptide repeat protein, which translates to MVSANQGESGDLIRRAVAAFNSGNHGQAVDLCELGLKQHPGDPALCHLMAAVLFARANLPEARTRIEASLAARPNNVPALILACRIARAEGRFEAALQLLDRAAGRSSQAEVLIERARTLDQAGDASAARECWTLVLRQDPESAEAAARLGRLAWQSGASVEAEGFLERAVAGGGHPAAWFDLGLVRQDIRKFGGAAQAYRRVLEMSPDAPEAAVNLGVVLQEAGDLDGAMAAYSMAYRLSPSTFGVIAMALTSAPNGRLWLDEEALRRSLGGGAPPPSAKPLAIDAGR; encoded by the coding sequence ATGGTGAGCGCCAATCAAGGTGAAAGCGGAGATCTGATCCGCCGCGCCGTGGCGGCTTTCAATTCCGGCAATCACGGTCAGGCGGTGGATCTGTGTGAGCTGGGCTTGAAGCAGCATCCGGGCGATCCGGCGCTTTGCCATCTGATGGCCGCGGTCCTCTTCGCGAGGGCCAACTTGCCGGAGGCTCGTACGCGCATCGAAGCGAGCCTTGCCGCTCGTCCGAACAATGTGCCAGCCTTGATTCTCGCATGCCGGATTGCCCGGGCCGAGGGCCGGTTCGAAGCGGCGTTGCAGCTTCTGGACCGCGCGGCAGGGCGATCGTCGCAGGCGGAGGTCCTGATCGAGCGGGCACGCACCCTCGATCAGGCCGGCGATGCCTCGGCTGCGCGCGAATGTTGGACACTTGTTTTGCGGCAGGATCCGGAATCCGCGGAGGCTGCAGCGCGCCTCGGGCGCCTTGCCTGGCAGAGCGGTGCGTCTGTTGAGGCAGAGGGCTTCCTCGAACGCGCCGTCGCCGGCGGTGGACACCCGGCTGCCTGGTTTGACCTCGGGCTGGTGCGCCAGGACATTCGCAAGTTCGGCGGTGCTGCCCAGGCCTATCGACGGGTGCTGGAGATGAGCCCAGACGCGCCGGAGGCTGCCGTCAATCTGGGCGTCGTCTTGCAGGAAGCCGGTGACCTCGACGGGGCCATGGCGGCGTATTCGATGGCCTATCGTCTGAGCCCATCCACCTTCGGCGTCATCGCCATGGCGCTTACATCGGCGCCGAACGGCCGTCTATGGCTTGATGAGGAGGCGTTGCGTCGCTCACTCGGCGGTGGCGCGCCCCCGCCTAGCGCGAAACCGCTTGCGATAGACGCCGGGCGTTGA
- a CDS encoding anion transporter, with the protein MTLMGAAALLILVLTYAGVAIGRIPGLRLDRAGIALLGGAAMIAIGAISMEDAYRAINFDTITLLLGMMIVVAHLKVSGAFRGLGAIAIEHAHAPFMLLVMVTLLTGVLSAFLVNDAICLVMAPIVVHVTRVINRNPIPYLIATATASNCGSVATITGNPQNMVIGALSGISYPAFSAALAPVALFGLVAVIVIVRIIYRAEFTRTAALTPHVARGRMHRGQVLKAVIVCIGLAIAFFAGVPVAKAALIGGAILLLTRAIKPERIYREIDGPLLFMFAGLFVVVAGAERTLLTPDLIASAKNLGLDDVWRLSGFTAVLSNIMSNVPAVLALRPFIPGLENPERAWLVVAMSSTLAGNFTLLGSVANLIVAEQSKAAGTPLSFGAFFKVGLPLTLITLVVGTAWLAFGF; encoded by the coding sequence ATGACATTGATGGGCGCGGCGGCACTGCTGATCCTGGTCCTGACCTATGCCGGCGTCGCCATTGGCCGTATACCTGGCCTGCGTCTCGACCGGGCGGGGATTGCGCTGCTTGGCGGCGCGGCGATGATCGCCATTGGCGCGATCAGCATGGAGGATGCATACCGCGCGATCAATTTCGACACCATCACGCTTCTGCTAGGCATGATGATCGTGGTGGCGCATCTGAAGGTGTCGGGCGCCTTTCGTGGCCTTGGCGCCATCGCCATCGAACATGCGCACGCGCCGTTCATGCTGCTGGTGATGGTGACGCTGCTCACCGGCGTGCTGTCGGCCTTCCTCGTCAACGATGCCATCTGCCTGGTCATGGCGCCGATCGTCGTCCACGTCACTCGCGTCATCAACCGCAACCCGATCCCCTATCTGATCGCCACCGCCACCGCGTCGAACTGCGGCAGCGTCGCCACCATCACCGGCAATCCGCAGAACATGGTCATCGGCGCGCTGTCGGGCATTTCCTATCCGGCCTTTTCGGCGGCGCTGGCGCCGGTCGCCCTGTTTGGCCTCGTCGCGGTCATCGTCATAGTGCGCATCATCTATCGGGCCGAATTCACCCGCACCGCCGCATTGACGCCGCATGTCGCGCGCGGCCGCATGCATCGCGGGCAGGTGCTCAAGGCCGTGATTGTCTGCATCGGCTTGGCCATTGCCTTCTTCGCCGGCGTTCCCGTTGCCAAGGCGGCATTGATCGGCGGCGCCATTCTCCTGCTCACCCGCGCCATCAAGCCGGAACGCATCTACCGTGAGATCGACGGCCCGCTGCTGTTCATGTTCGCCGGTCTGTTCGTCGTGGTTGCCGGCGCCGAAAGGACGCTGCTGACGCCTGATCTCATCGCCTCGGCCAAGAATCTCGGCCTCGACGACGTCTGGCGCTTGTCCGGGTTTACCGCGGTGCTCTCCAACATCATGAGCAATGTGCCGGCGGTGCTGGCGTTGCGGCCGTTCATACCCGGGCTGGAAAACCCCGAACGCGCCTGGCTGGTGGTGGCGATGAGCTCGACGTTGGCCGGCAATTTCACGCTGCTCGGCTCGGTCGCCAATCTGATCGTCGCCGAGCAGTCCAAGGCCGCCGGGACGCCATTGTCTTTCGGTGCCTTCTTCAAGGTCGGCTTGCCGCTGACGCTGATCACGCTCGTGGTCGGGACGGCATGGCTGGCGTTTGGGTTCTAG
- a CDS encoding glycosyltransferase family 4 protein has product MIHLFNGFQNPFGGSERETLELYRLLKADSPVRLWATSSRVSDDLMRQFPLHRVSPATRDVPDGGTYVFLGAHWRNKIWPYLIRRPRRLIYVFNTFHPKIVALTTRMPRLLGWPDAELVLISDFQKRMLQVKGVVHPSPIDIDRFVPRLARPDGPFTVGRLSRDTADKHHADDVVLYEALLADGVAVRIQGGMPLKDRLAPHPQLELLPQGQFAAEQFLTTLDAFYYRTGSHVETFGRVVFEAMACGLPVVCHSHGGYADHISHGENGFLFETTQQAALILAELKADPALRERVGHKARQTVEQLFSPQALRQRLDFYRR; this is encoded by the coding sequence ATGATCCATTTGTTCAACGGCTTTCAGAACCCGTTTGGCGGCAGTGAACGCGAAACCCTGGAGCTGTATCGGCTGTTGAAAGCCGACTCGCCGGTGCGTCTGTGGGCAACCTCATCGCGCGTGTCCGACGACCTGATGCGGCAATTTCCGCTTCACCGCGTCTCGCCGGCTACGCGCGACGTGCCGGACGGCGGCACCTATGTCTTCCTCGGCGCGCATTGGCGCAACAAAATCTGGCCTTACCTGATCCGACGGCCACGCCGGCTGATCTATGTCTTCAACACCTTTCACCCGAAGATCGTCGCGCTGACGACGCGCATGCCGCGCCTGCTGGGCTGGCCCGACGCCGAACTGGTACTGATCTCCGACTTCCAGAAACGCATGCTGCAGGTCAAAGGTGTCGTGCATCCGTCGCCGATCGATATCGATCGCTTCGTCCCGCGGCTGGCAAGGCCTGATGGTCCGTTCACAGTGGGGCGACTGAGCCGCGACACGGCGGACAAGCATCATGCCGACGACGTTGTGCTCTACGAGGCCTTGCTGGCCGACGGCGTTGCGGTGCGGATCCAGGGCGGCATGCCGCTCAAGGACAGGCTCGCGCCGCATCCGCAACTCGAACTCCTGCCGCAGGGCCAATTTGCCGCCGAACAGTTCCTGACGACGCTCGACGCGTTCTACTATCGCACCGGCTCGCATGTGGAGACGTTCGGCCGGGTGGTGTTCGAGGCGATGGCTTGCGGTCTGCCCGTGGTTTGCCATTCGCATGGCGGCTACGCCGACCATATCAGCCATGGCGAAAACGGCTTTCTGTTCGAGACGACGCAACAGGCGGCGCTAATCCTGGCCGAACTCAAAGCCGATCCGGCGCTGCGGGAGAGGGTGGGCCACAAGGCGCGGCAGACCGTCGAGCAACTGTTTTCGCCACAGGCATTGCGGCAGCGGCTGGATTTCTATCGACGTTAG
- a CDS encoding GGDEF domain-containing protein — protein sequence MKLDLSPTSWRRVIAVTAAGTAFFIAVAFFVDSFNFPYLSPEAVWRAQMTDLMLPLVLGGSFLFFLMWKIRQLAIAQRDLSIVAATDSLTAVLNRGAFSMLVEAYLEQTRKQEQTHSGALLIIDADHFKLINDRLGHDCGDQALKLIAQAIKGQLRGSDIVGRIGGEEFGVFLPGVDPSQSWLVAESIRRRIREMDFSPGGRACPLSVSIGGTSFSGPTTYEAIFSAADRRLYAAKSNGRDQVSFDPTEASQVPQPSVATVH from the coding sequence ATGAAGCTCGATCTGTCGCCGACGAGCTGGCGCAGGGTGATCGCGGTCACCGCTGCCGGTACGGCATTCTTCATTGCCGTGGCGTTTTTCGTCGATTCGTTCAACTTCCCCTATCTCTCGCCCGAGGCCGTCTGGCGCGCGCAAATGACGGATCTGATGCTGCCGCTGGTGCTCGGCGGGTCGTTTCTGTTCTTCCTCATGTGGAAGATACGCCAGCTGGCCATAGCCCAGCGTGATCTCAGCATCGTTGCCGCGACGGACAGTCTGACCGCAGTGTTGAACCGCGGCGCCTTCTCGATGCTGGTCGAGGCCTATCTCGAGCAGACCCGCAAACAAGAGCAGACCCATTCCGGCGCGCTGCTGATCATCGACGCCGACCATTTCAAGCTGATCAACGACCGCCTCGGCCACGACTGCGGCGACCAGGCGCTCAAGCTGATCGCACAGGCGATCAAGGGACAGCTGCGCGGCAGCGATATCGTCGGCCGCATCGGCGGCGAGGAGTTTGGCGTGTTCCTTCCCGGTGTCGACCCCTCGCAATCCTGGCTGGTTGCCGAAAGTATCCGCCGCCGCATTCGCGAAATGGACTTTTCACCCGGCGGCCGCGCCTGTCCGCTTTCCGTCTCGATCGGCGGCACCAGCTTCAGCGGGCCGACGACTTACGAGGCGATCTTCTCCGCCGCCGACAGACGGCTCTACGCTGCCAAGTCGAATGGACGCGATCAGGTCAGCTTCGACCCGACGGAAGCCTCGCAGGTGCCTCAGCCCAGCGTCGCCACGGTGCATTGA
- a CDS encoding ETC complex I subunit, with protein sequence MSARIFSPAKTAMQSGKAKTGHWVLEFDPEMRKKIDPLMGYTTSGDMRSQIRLTFDTREEAVAYAEKEGLAFRVEEPKETKRRQISYAENFRYDRRTPWTH encoded by the coding sequence ATGTCCGCGCGCATTTTCAGCCCAGCCAAAACCGCCATGCAGTCCGGTAAGGCCAAGACCGGCCACTGGGTGCTGGAATTCGACCCCGAGATGCGCAAGAAGATCGATCCCTTGATGGGCTACACCACGTCCGGAGATATGAGAAGCCAGATCAGGCTCACCTTCGACACGCGGGAAGAGGCCGTGGCTTACGCCGAAAAGGAAGGGCTTGCCTTCCGCGTCGAGGAGCCAAAAGAGACCAAGCGCCGCCAGATTTCCTATGCGGAGAATTTCCGCTATGACCGCAGGACGCCCTGGACGCATTGA
- the hdaA gene encoding DnaA regulatory inactivator HdaA: MTAQKTDPPRQLPLDLGHGTGYSRDELVVSGTNNQAAALVDRWPDWPSPVVVLAGPAGSGKTHLAAIWRARANAMAVDAGRIGDSIAILGARPALIDDVDARAIDEQGLFHLINAVRGAGSTLLLTARRFPSAWGVSLPDLASRLKAAATVEIHEPDDLLLAGVITKLFADRQVEVEPHVVQYLVRRIERSLATAMRVVERLDRTALERKTPITRALAAETVNAMDEGQREFEI; the protein is encoded by the coding sequence GTGACTGCCCAAAAAACCGATCCGCCGCGCCAACTGCCGCTCGATCTCGGCCACGGCACCGGCTATTCGCGCGACGAACTCGTTGTCTCCGGCACCAACAACCAGGCGGCGGCACTGGTCGACCGCTGGCCGGACTGGCCCTCACCGGTGGTGGTGCTCGCAGGTCCCGCCGGCTCCGGCAAGACGCATCTGGCCGCCATCTGGCGTGCACGCGCCAACGCGATGGCTGTCGACGCCGGGCGTATTGGCGACAGCATCGCCATTCTCGGCGCCCGGCCGGCATTGATCGACGATGTCGATGCGCGCGCGATCGACGAACAAGGCCTGTTCCATCTGATCAACGCGGTGCGCGGTGCCGGCTCGACGCTGCTGTTGACCGCGCGGCGTTTTCCCTCGGCCTGGGGCGTCTCGCTGCCCGATCTGGCCTCGCGGCTGAAGGCGGCGGCGACGGTCGAGATCCACGAGCCCGATGACCTGCTGCTGGCCGGTGTCATCACCAAACTGTTCGCCGACCGCCAAGTCGAGGTCGAACCGCATGTCGTGCAGTATCTGGTGCGGCGCATCGAACGCTCGCTGGCGACTGCCATGCGCGTGGTCGAGCGGCTGGATCGCACCGCGCTCGAGCGCAAGACACCGATCACGCGGGCGCTCGCCGCCGAAACGGTCAACGCCATGGATGAGGGGCAGCGCGAGTTCGAAATTTAG
- a CDS encoding AI-2E family transporter, with translation MAKAPIRTSEKEAAVIEAAAADLAAASAFRRQIFFWLAGVAGLALFLYVFSAILLPFVAGMVLAYFLDPVADRLQRLGLSRFMATVVILITFLIVLVLAFVILIPVLATQMADFAGKLPEYLTRLQSLITSFDPKWLEQKFGVNANGLRDGLNSLLTSGFGLITTVFTSLWSSGMALVSVVSLFVVTPVVAFYMLLDWDRMVAVIDNWVPRDNVATVRAIAKDINTATAGFVRGQGTLCLVLGAIYATGLTLTGLNFGILIGLFAGLISFIPYVGSLTGLVLAVGVAFVQFWPDWTMIVAVAVVFFIGQFMEGNILQPRLVGKSVGLHPVWLMFALFAFGALFGFVGLLIAVPASAAVAVLVRFAIARYLESPLYKGHATEPAPPLPADRVGGHRTQPRR, from the coding sequence ATGGCGAAGGCTCCAATCCGGACATCTGAGAAAGAAGCGGCGGTGATCGAGGCCGCGGCCGCCGATCTTGCCGCGGCCTCCGCGTTCCGCCGGCAGATCTTCTTCTGGCTGGCCGGTGTCGCCGGGCTCGCGCTGTTCCTCTATGTCTTCAGTGCCATCCTGCTGCCCTTCGTCGCTGGCATGGTGCTTGCCTATTTCCTCGATCCGGTCGCCGACCGGCTGCAGCGCCTTGGCCTGTCCCGCTTCATGGCGACGGTGGTCATCCTCATCACCTTCCTCATCGTGCTGGTACTGGCCTTTGTCATCCTCATTCCGGTGCTGGCCACGCAGATGGCCGATTTCGCCGGCAAATTGCCGGAGTACCTGACCCGGCTGCAGAGCCTGATCACGTCGTTCGATCCGAAATGGCTGGAACAGAAATTCGGCGTCAATGCCAATGGCTTGCGCGACGGACTGAATTCACTGCTGACTTCCGGCTTTGGCCTGATCACCACCGTGTTCACCTCGCTGTGGAGTTCCGGCATGGCGCTGGTCTCGGTGGTCAGCCTGTTCGTAGTAACGCCTGTCGTCGCTTTCTACATGCTGCTCGACTGGGATCGCATGGTGGCGGTCATCGACAACTGGGTGCCGCGCGACAATGTCGCGACGGTGCGCGCCATCGCCAAGGACATCAACACCGCAACGGCCGGCTTTGTGCGTGGCCAGGGCACGCTGTGCCTGGTGCTCGGCGCCATCTATGCCACCGGCCTGACGCTGACCGGCCTGAATTTCGGCATCCTCATCGGCCTGTTCGCCGGGCTGATCTCCTTCATTCCCTATGTCGGCTCGCTGACCGGGCTGGTGCTGGCCGTTGGCGTTGCCTTCGTCCAGTTCTGGCCGGACTGGACCATGATCGTCGCCGTCGCGGTGGTCTTCTTCATCGGACAGTTCATGGAAGGCAACATCCTGCAGCCGCGGTTGGTCGGCAAAAGCGTCGGCCTGCATCCGGTATGGCTGATGTTCGCGCTGTTTGCCTTCGGCGCGCTGTTCGGTTTCGTCGGCCTGCTGATTGCCGTGCCGGCTTCCGCCGCTGTCGCGGTTCTGGTGCGCTTTGCCATCGCCCGCTATCTCGAATCGCCGCTCTACAAGGGCCACGCGACAGAGCCAGCGCCGCCGCTGCCGGCCGATCGCGTCGGCGGCCACCGCACGCAACCGCGTCGCTGA
- a CDS encoding CDP-alcohol phosphatidyltransferase family protein has translation MTIPNLITILRLLLVPAVVLAMLQARWDWAFAGFVIAGVSDGVDGFIARRFNQQSRLGAYLDPMADKLLLVSVFIVLGFIGQLPLWLVVAMVSRDALIVCAVLLSTVMAHPVEIKPFLVSKANTAVQIVLAAVVLGELAFAVHLDPLRPALILLSGVLTVASAAAYLVAWLRHMSGYGEGSNPDI, from the coding sequence ATGACCATCCCCAACCTGATCACCATCCTGCGTCTACTTCTTGTGCCTGCCGTGGTGCTGGCCATGCTTCAGGCGCGCTGGGACTGGGCTTTCGCCGGCTTCGTCATTGCCGGCGTCTCGGATGGCGTCGATGGCTTCATTGCCCGCCGTTTCAACCAACAGTCCAGGCTCGGCGCCTATCTCGATCCGATGGCCGACAAGCTGCTTTTGGTGTCGGTTTTCATCGTCTTGGGCTTCATCGGGCAATTGCCGCTGTGGCTGGTCGTCGCCATGGTGTCGCGCGACGCATTGATCGTCTGCGCGGTGCTGCTGTCCACGGTGATGGCCCATCCGGTCGAGATAAAACCGTTTCTGGTGTCGAAGGCCAATACCGCCGTCCAGATCGTGCTGGCGGCTGTCGTGCTGGGCGAACTTGCCTTTGCCGTGCACCTCGACCCGCTGCGGCCGGCCCTCATATTGCTGTCCGGGGTCTTGACCGTGGCTTCGGCCGCGGCCTATCTCGTGGCTTGGCTGAGGCATATGAGCGGCTATGGCGAAGGCTCCAATCCGGACATCTGA
- the purM gene encoding phosphoribosylformylglycinamidine cyclo-ligase: MSKRDTSQPKAGQPKTSERRNGLTYAEAGVDIDAGNLMVEKIKPLVRATRRPGADGEIGGFGGLFDLKAAGFTDPVLVAANDGVGTKLKIAIDAGKHDTIGIDLVAMCVNDIVVQGAEPLFFLDYFATGRLDPDQGAAIVGGIAEGCRQAGCALIGGETAEMPGMYHGNDYDLAGFAVGAAERGQLLPTDDIVEGDVLLGLASSGLHSNGFSLVRRIVATSGLAWSDPAPFNDEATLAEALLEPTRIYVKSILKAIRNTHGIKALAHITGGGFPENIPRVLPKDFSAELDLEAIDVPAVFSWLAKTGGVAPEEMMRTFNCGIGMILAVASGQAAQVAAVLQEAGETVMPIGRIVPRRDAGVIYRGSIGL, from the coding sequence ATGAGCAAGCGCGACACAAGCCAGCCCAAAGCGGGCCAGCCCAAAACGAGCGAGCGCAGGAACGGGCTCACCTACGCCGAGGCCGGCGTCGATATCGATGCCGGCAATCTCATGGTCGAGAAGATCAAGCCGCTGGTGCGGGCCACGCGCCGGCCGGGTGCCGATGGCGAGATCGGCGGATTCGGCGGCCTGTTCGACCTCAAGGCTGCCGGCTTCACCGATCCGGTGCTGGTCGCCGCCAATGACGGCGTCGGCACCAAGCTCAAGATCGCCATCGATGCCGGCAAACACGACACGATCGGCATCGACCTCGTCGCCATGTGCGTCAACGACATCGTCGTGCAGGGCGCCGAACCGCTGTTCTTCCTCGATTATTTCGCCACCGGCAGGCTCGATCCCGACCAGGGTGCGGCGATCGTCGGCGGCATTGCCGAGGGCTGCCGACAGGCCGGCTGCGCGCTGATCGGCGGCGAGACGGCGGAAATGCCCGGCATGTATCATGGCAACGACTATGACCTCGCCGGCTTTGCCGTGGGCGCGGCTGAACGCGGCCAGCTTTTGCCCACCGACGACATCGTCGAGGGCGATGTGCTCTTGGGTCTCGCTTCCTCGGGCCTGCATTCGAACGGTTTTTCGCTGGTGCGCCGCATCGTTGCCACAAGCGGCCTGGCATGGAGCGACCCGGCACCGTTCAACGACGAGGCGACGCTGGCCGAGGCGCTGCTCGAACCGACCCGCATCTATGTCAAGTCGATCCTCAAGGCCATTCGCAACACGCATGGCATCAAGGCGCTGGCGCACATCACCGGTGGCGGCTTCCCTGAAAACATTCCGCGCGTGCTGCCCAAGGATTTTTCGGCAGAACTCGATCTCGAAGCCATCGACGTGCCGGCGGTGTTCTCGTGGCTGGCCAAGACCGGCGGCGTGGCGCCGGAAGAGATGATGCGCACCTTCAATTGCGGCATCGGCATGATCCTGGCGGTCGCCTCCGGCCAGGCGGCGCAAGTCGCCGCCGTGCTGCAGGAAGCCGGCGAGACGGTAATGCCGATCGGCCGCATCGTGCCGCGCCGCGACGCCGGTGTCATCTATCGGGGCTCGATCGGCCTATGA
- the purN gene encoding phosphoribosylglycinamide formyltransferase, whose protein sequence is MSTQRKRTVVLISGRGSNMTALIAAASDPAFPAEIVGVISDRADAAGLGIAGARGIATQVIARADHGSKQAHDAAIDAALTAFNAEIVALAGYMRILSGGFVQKWQGRMINIHPALLPAFKGLDTHARALAAGMRIHGCTVHFVTSEMDDGPIIAQAAVPVMVGDNADTLAARVLKAEHRLYALALGLVAEGKARMEAGRTVLAHFADDADNGTSVVMAPDPLREEADLEHLARITP, encoded by the coding sequence ATGAGCACGCAGAGAAAGCGCACAGTCGTCCTGATATCGGGGCGCGGCTCCAACATGACGGCGCTGATCGCCGCGGCCAGCGACCCGGCCTTCCCGGCCGAGATCGTCGGCGTGATTTCCGACAGGGCGGACGCCGCCGGCCTCGGCATCGCCGGGGCGCGCGGCATCGCCACGCAGGTCATTGCCCGCGCCGACCATGGCAGCAAGCAGGCGCATGACGCGGCGATCGACGCAGCACTCACGGCCTTCAATGCCGAGATCGTGGCGCTGGCCGGCTACATGCGCATCCTCTCCGGCGGCTTCGTGCAGAAATGGCAGGGCCGGATGATCAACATCCACCCTGCCCTGCTGCCGGCATTCAAGGGCCTCGACACCCATGCGCGGGCGCTGGCCGCCGGCATGCGCATCCATGGCTGCACCGTGCATTTCGTCACATCGGAGATGGATGACGGCCCGATTATCGCCCAGGCGGCCGTGCCGGTGATGGTCGGCGACAATGCCGATACGTTGGCTGCCCGCGTCCTGAAAGCCGAGCACAGGCTCTATGCCCTGGCGCTCGGGCTGGTCGCAGAAGGCAAGGCACGCATGGAGGCCGGGCGCACGGTGCTTGCCCACTTTGCAGACGATGCCGACAACGGCACCTCGGTGGTGATGGCGCCCGATCCGCTGCGCGAGGAAGCCGATCTCGAGCATCTGGCGCGGATTACGCCCTGA
- a CDS encoding histidine phosphatase family protein — protein sequence MKQLLLLRHAKSSWDDADLDDFDRPLAERGLKAARVIGRELAARDWLPELALVSPALRTSDTWRLVAAELPVQPRVASAQALYDASAVDILRQIRKADPSSNCLLMVGHNPGLEDLAKQLAAPTSEAKARKRLEEKFPTATLARFVFEGDWSGLSSARLTHCLRPKYLS from the coding sequence ATGAAACAACTGCTTCTTCTGCGCCACGCCAAGTCGAGCTGGGACGACGCCGATCTCGATGATTTCGACAGGCCGCTCGCCGAACGCGGGTTGAAGGCGGCCCGAGTGATCGGGCGCGAGCTTGCGGCGCGCGACTGGCTGCCGGAACTGGCGTTGGTATCTCCGGCGCTGCGCACCAGCGACACCTGGCGGCTGGTGGCCGCGGAACTGCCGGTGCAACCACGGGTCGCGTCTGCCCAGGCGCTCTACGATGCTTCGGCCGTGGATATTCTGCGCCAGATTCGCAAGGCCGATCCATCGAGCAATTGCCTGCTGATGGTCGGTCACAATCCTGGACTGGAGGATCTGGCAAAACAGCTTGCCGCTCCGACATCAGAGGCCAAGGCGCGCAAGAGGCTCGAGGAGAAATTCCCGACCGCCACCCTTGCGCGCTTTGTCTTCGAGGGCGATTGGTCTGGCCTGTCCTCCGCGCGGCTGACGCATTGCCTGCGTCCGAAGTATCTGAGTTAG
- a CDS encoding response regulator — MRLLLVEDNRELADWLGKTLRQANYVVDIVHDGEDVEHALAAGDHALVILDLALPRMSGMEVLRTLRARGNRVPVIVLTANASLDGRVKGLNEGADDYLAKPFQIEELEARIRAQLRRANDRTAPLVACGDLVFDTNTRLFSLAGETLALTPREHAVLEQLMVKAGRTVSKAALSAAIYDFETDADPSAIEIYVHRVRKKLEGSRVCIVTLRGLGYLLRHEDLAP, encoded by the coding sequence ATGCGACTGCTGCTGGTTGAGGACAATCGCGAACTGGCCGACTGGCTGGGCAAGACCCTGCGCCAGGCGAACTACGTGGTCGACATCGTCCATGACGGCGAGGATGTCGAGCACGCGCTGGCCGCGGGCGATCATGCGCTTGTCATCCTCGATCTCGCACTGCCGCGCATGAGCGGGATGGAGGTTCTGCGCACGCTGCGGGCGCGCGGCAACCGGGTGCCGGTGATCGTGCTGACCGCCAATGCCAGTCTCGACGGCCGGGTCAAAGGTCTCAACGAAGGCGCCGACGATTATCTGGCGAAACCCTTCCAGATCGAAGAGCTCGAAGCGCGAATCCGCGCGCAATTGCGCCGTGCCAATGACCGCACAGCGCCGCTCGTTGCCTGCGGCGATCTCGTCTTTGACACCAACACGAGGCTGTTTTCGCTGGCTGGCGAAACACTGGCGCTGACGCCGCGCGAACATGCGGTGCTGGAGCAATTGATGGTCAAGGCCGGGCGCACGGTGAGCAAGGCTGCATTGTCGGCGGCGATCTACGATTTCGAGACCGATGCCGACCCCAGCGCCATCGAGATCTATGTGCACCGTGTGCGCAAGAAGCTCGAAGGGTCGCGGGTCTGCATCGTCACGCTGCGCGGCCTCGGCTATCTGTTGCGTCATGAAGATTTGGCGCCATGA